One Misgurnus anguillicaudatus chromosome 20, ASM2758022v2, whole genome shotgun sequence DNA segment encodes these proteins:
- the LOC129438965 gene encoding uncharacterized protein, producing MAWSRLEVSFGSAEIIEKTLFDKLDCFPKISSKEPQKLRELADLLKEVESAKLGGYLPGLSFLDTARGVAPIVNKLPLNLQEKWMSQGSQYKLQFQVTFPPFTFFTEFVCREAYMRNDPSFTFHLSSNVPAKPEIPVKRGGSLKSFISTHKTEIAQTAISTDSPNIKPDINRQCPIHRKPHPFKRCRAFRAKSIEERKMFLKEHNICYRCCSSNDHVAKDCDVGIQCTECGSNKHVAALHPGPPPWMLKVPNTEHGGEKESANPSINSKCTEVCGDANSSRSCSKICLIRVHPKGEPDKSVNIYAILDDQSNRSLARSEFFDLFNLKSTEFPYTLRTCAGVTEMTGRRAMDFIAHPLDGSLSVQLPTLIECNYMPEDRSEIPTPEAAKQHLHLKSIAHLIPPLDPNAQILLLLGRDILQVHKVREQRNGPQNAPYAQRLDLGWVVVGEVCLGAAHKPSTVSVYHTNILKDGRPSCFSPCPNEFYIKEQLNAQSSVKVSSLSQFAPSPLTTSVFEITNDDDKIAPSIEDRQFIQLMDREMFMDDTNSWVAPLPFRFPRQRLPNNREQALSRFNSLRRTQHKKPEMREDFIEFMKRIFDNNHAELAPSVNPGEECWYLPSFAVYHPRKPGQIRVEFDSSAQFHGVSLNDVLLTGPDLNNSLLGVLLRFRHEPIAITADIEQMFHSFVVREDHRNFLRFLWFKNNDMSESMEEYRMKVHVFGNSPSPAVAIYGLRRAALHGEMEFGTDVRHFIERDFYVDDGLKSLSSISEAISLLKATKDMLAISNLRLHKIASNSLAVMHAFPPADYAKDLKHLNLDTDSPPLQRSLGLSWDLQSDTFTFHVNLSDKPFTRRGVLATVNSLFDPLGMVAPITIQGKLLLRDLSNMKSDWDAPLAAERESEWNLWKGSLQDLEQLKIPRTYTPSSISHSVKKEIHVFSDASVKTISAVAYLKVTDHDGMSHVGFVMGKAKLAPQTVLTVPRLELCAAVLAVEIAEKIIQELGIKPDTLLFYTDSKVVLGYICNETRRFYVYVSNRVQRIRKFTHPEQWRYVPTSQNPADVATRPVLACRLTETNWFTGPPFLQHSASTPVKEAPYSLIDPETDTEVRTHATTCLNSNPGLGSDRFKRFSSWKSLRRAIASIVHIALSFKDNGKTCRGWHHCESSCTPELLTQAENVIIRCVQKEAYKAEIACLENGKAIPKQSSLKKLNPVLEDGFLRIGGRLEQSALPSGEKHPLIIPGHDYIATLLTNHYHEKVNHQGRIFTEGAIRTGGFWIVGAKRRINAILHKCITCRKQRGKTAEQKMADLPHDRISMEPPFTNVGLDVFGPWNVSARRTRGGHALSKRWAVIFTCLSVRAIHIELIESMDASCFINALRRFFAIRGPAKIIRSDCGTNFTGACKELNMLVVSTKDSSVTNYLSEEGCKWIFNPPHSSHMGGAWERMIGLSRRILDSMLSQISSSHLTHEMLSTLMAEVCAIVNARPLVSISTDPESPLLLTPAMILSQKVCTQSAPPGPFEGPDLYRKQWKRVQYLASIFWERWRREYLASLQPRKKWHVNKPNIKEGDLVLLKDNQVKRNEWPMALVTKAIVDSDGKVRKLELKVTKSGTAKTFLRPITEVILLMS from the coding sequence ATGGCATGGTCCCGTCTAGAAGTAAGCTTTGGGAGTGCAGAAATAATTGAGAAAACGCTCTTTGATAAACTAGACTGTTTCCCTAAAATCAGCAGCAAAGAACCGCAAAAGTTAAGAGAACTTGCGGATCTGCTCAAAGAAGTGGAGTCAGCAAAGCTTGGAGGCTACTTACCCGGGCTCTCTTTCTTGGACACAGCGAGGGGCGTGGCACCTATTGTCAACAAACTTCCTCTCAACCTCCAAGAGAAGTGGATGTCCCAAGGGTCCCAATACAAGCTTCAGTTCCAGGTAACATTTCCTCCATTCACGTTTTTCACAGAGTTTGTATGCAGGGAAGCCTACATGCGTAATGACCCAAGTTTCACATTCCACTTATCTTCGAATGTCCCTGCAAAGCCAGAAATCCCAGTGAAAAGAGGTGGATCACTGAAAAGCTTCATCTCTACTCACAAAACTGAGATTGCACAAACAGCCATCTCTACTGATTCACCGAACATTAAGCCAGACATCAACAGACAATGCCCCATTCACAGAAAACCCCATCCCTTCAAAAGGTGCAGAGCCTTCAGAGCTAAGAGCATTGAGGAaaggaaaatgtttttaaaggagCATAATATATGTTACAGATGTTGTTCTTCAAATGATCATGTGGCCAAAGACTGTGATGTTGGCATACAGTGTACAGAGTGTGGCAGTAATAAACATGTCGCAGCTCTTCATCCTGGACCACCCCCATGGATGCTAAAGGTACCCAATACAGAGCATGGCGGGGAGAAGGAAAGTGCAAACCCTTCCATTAACTCTAAATGCACAGAGGTCTGTGGGGATGCTAATAGCTCACGATCTTGTTCAAAAATCTGTCTCATCAGAGTTCACCCCAAGGGAGAGCCAGACAAATCAGTGAATATCTATGCTATTCTCGACGATCAAAGTAATCGTTCACTTGCCAGGTCTGAGTTCTTCGACCTCTTTAATCTCAAAAGCACAGAATTTCCCTACACTCTGCGTACATGCGCTGGAGTCACAGAAATGACTGGGAGGCGAGCTATGGACTTCATCGCACATCCCCTAGATGGCAGTCTTTCAGTCCAACTCCCTACGCTCATTGAGTGCAACTACATGCCCGAAGATAGGTCAGAAATACCCACTCCTGAAGCAGCAAAACAACACCTACATCTCAAATCTATTGCTCATCTCATCCCTCCCCTAGATCCAAATGCTCAAATACTTCTCCTTCTCGGACGTGATATTCTCCAAGTCCACAAGGTGAGAGAGCAACGCAATGGGCCACAAAATGCTCCATATGCTCAAAGACTGGACCTAGGCTGGGTTGTGGTTGGCGAAGTGTGTCTAGGCGCTGCTCACAAGCCCTCAACTGTGAGTGTTTACCACACAAACATCCTAAAAGACGGGCGTCCATCCTGCTTTAGCCCATGTCCCAACGAATTCTACATCAAGGAGCAATTAAATGCACAGTCAAGTGTTAAAGTCTCTTCCCTTTCCCAGTTTGCTCCCAGCCCATTAACCACCTCAGTCTTCGAAATAACAAATGATGATGATAAGATTGCCCCTTCAATTGAAGATAGGCAGTTCATTCAGTTAATGGACAGGGAGATGTTCATGGATGACACTAATAGCTGGGTAGCGCCCCTTCCATTTCGTTTTCCTAGACAACGCCTTCCAAACAACAGAGAGCAAGCTCTGAGTCGTTTCAACTCTCTCCGTCGCACACAACACAAGAAACCAGAGATGAGAGAGGACTTTATAGAGTTTATGAAGAGGATTTTTGATAACAATCATGCTGAGCTAGCACCTTCTGTAAACCCAGGGGAGGAGTGCTGGTACTTACCCTCTTTTGCTGTGTATCACCCACGCAAGCCTGGTCAAATTCGCGTAGAGTTTGACTCCAGTGCGCAGTTCCATGGCGTATCATTGAACGATGTGCTGCTAACAGGCCCAGATCTCAACAACAGCCTACTGGGAGTCCTGTTGCGATTCAGGCATGAGCCAATAGCCATCACTGCAGACATCGAACAAATGTTCCACAGTTTCGTTGTCAGAGAGGATCATAGGAATTTCCTCCGCTTTCTGTGGTTCAAGAACAATGATATGTCTGAAAGCATGGAAGAATATCGCATGAAAGTTCATGTCTTTGGCAATAGCCCTTCCCCAGCTGTTGCCATTTATGGTCTTAGACGTGCTGCCTTGCACGGTGAAATGGAGTTTGGTACAGACGTGAGACATTTTATCGAAAGAGACTTTTACGTTGACGATGGACTTAAGTCACTTTCTTCCATCAGCGAAGCAATCAGTTTGCTTAAGGCCACCAAAGATATGCTCGCTATCTCTAACCTAAGACTCCACAAAATAGCATCCAACAGCCTTGCGGTGATGCACGCATTCCCTCCAGCCGACTATGCTAAAGACTTGAAACATCTGAATCTAGACACTGATTCACCCCCTTTGCAGCGCAGTCTTGGCTTAAGTTGGGATCTCCAGAGTGATACGTTCACATTCCATGTCAACCTCAGTGACAAGCCATTCACACGCAGAGGAGTCCTGGCGACTGTGAATAGCTTGTTTGACCCTCTCGGCATGGTTGCGCCAATCACCATTCAAGGAAAACTGCTACTCCGtgatctttcaaacatgaagTCAGACTGGGATGCTCCTCTTGCAGCTGAAAGGGAATCAGAATGGAACCTCTGGAAAGGCTCATTACAAGACTTAGAGCAGCTCAAAATTCCTAGAACTTATACTCCATCGTCCATTTCTCACTCTGTGAAAAAGGAGATTCACGTGTTCTCAGATGCATCTGTTAAGACCATATCTGCTGTCGCATACTTGAAAGTAACAGATCATGATGGAATGTCCCATGTCGGGTTTGTCATGGGAAAGGCTAAGCTAGCCCCCCAAACAGTACTTACAGTTCCCAGACTCGAACTGTGTGCGGCCGTCCTTGCAGTCGAAATAGCAGAAAAAATTATCCAAGAACTAGGCATCAAACCTGACACCCTGCTGTTCTACACTGACAGTAAAGTCGTTCTGGGGTACATCTGCAATGAGACCCGACGATTTTATGTGTACGTCAGCAACAGAGTGCAAAGAATCAGAAAATTTACCCACCCAGAGCAGTGGCGGTACGTTCCTACCTCACAAAACCCTGCCGATGTTGCTACTAGACCTGTACTTGCATGTCGTCTAACTGAAACAAACTGGTTCACTGGTCCACCATTTTTGCAACATTCAGCATCTACTCCTGTGAAAGAGGCGCCCTATAGTCTCATTGATCCAGAAACAGATACGGAGGTGCGAACGCATGCCACAACCTGTTTAAACTCTAATCCTGGTCTCGGTTCAGACCGCTTCAAAAGATTTTCTTCTTGGAAGTCTTTAAGAAGAGCCATAGCTTCAATTGTTCACATTGCTCTGTCGTTCAAAGACAATGGAAAGACATGCCGCGGCTGGCACCATTGTGAGAGTTCATGCACACCCGAGTTACTAACTCAAGCTGAAAATGTCATCATCAGATGCGTACAAAAAGAGGCTTACAAAGCAGAAATTGCTTGTCTGGAGAATGGAAAGGCCATTCCTAAACAAAGTTCCCTCAAGAAGTTGAACCCAGTCCTAGAAGATGGATTTCTAAGAATTGGGGGCAGACTAGAACAGTCCGCACTTCCCAGCGGTGAGAAACACCCTCTCATCATTCCTGGCCATGATTACATAGCAACCCTCCTTACAAATCATTACCATGAGAAAGTAAATCATCAAGGTCGAATATTCACAGAAGGAGCAATCCGTACTGGAGGATTCTGGATAGTCGGAGCAAAAAGACGCATCAATGCCATTCTTCACAAGTGCATCACTTGCCGTAAACAAAGAGGTAAAACAGCTGAACAAAAAATGGCAGACCTCCCACATGACCGCATTAGCATGGAGCCACCCTTTACTAATGTCGGCTTAGACGTGTTCGGCCCTTGGAACGTATCAGCACGCCGCACCCGTGGAGGTCATGCCTTAAGTAAAAGATGGGCGGTAATTTTCACATGTTTATCTGTGCGTGCCATCCATATTGAACTGATAGAGTCAATGGACGCGTCATGCTTCATTAATGCACTTCGCCGGTTCTTCGCCATTCGAGGCCCGGCAAAGATCATCCGATCTGATTGTGGAACTAATTTCACAGGAGCATGCAAAGAGCTGAACATGCTCGTGGTCTCTACCAAAGATTCAAGCGTGACAAATTACCTCAGTGAAGAAGGTTGCAAGTGGATCTTTAACCCACCTCATTCATCCCACATGGGAGGAGCATGGGAGAGGATGATTGGACTTTCAAGACGGATTTTAGACTCCATGCTCTCTCAAATCAGCTCCTCACATCTGACTCACGAAATGCTGTCAACTCTAATGGCTGAAGTGTGTGCTATTGTCAATGCAAGACCTCTCGTATCCATTTCTACCGATCCTGAGTCGCCACTTCTCCTCACCCCAGCAATGATCCTCTCCCAAAAGGTGTGTACTCAATCTGCACCCCCAGGACCATTTGAAGGCCCTGATCTGTATCGAAAACAGTGGAAAAGGGTGCAGTATCTTGCCAGCATATTTTGGGAAAGGTGGAGACGAGAATACCTTGCATCTCTTCAGCCCCGTAAGAAATGGCATGTCAACAAACCTAACATCAAGGAAGGGGACCTGGTCCTTCTGAAAGATAATCAGGTTAAAAGGAATGAATGGCCAATGGCTTTGGTCACCAAAGCTATCGTTGACTCGGATGGCAAGGTCAGGAAACTGGAACTAAAGGTCACTAAGAGTGGTACTGCTAAAACTTTCTTACGACCTATTACAGAGGTTATTTTGCTTATGTCTTAA
- the LOC129456033 gene encoding uncharacterized protein isoform X1 gives MDLQSMRAEETMGKGSIHFITWNVNGLKERRYQKLTELQDADVVFLQETHIGEGDDQIVECFKNEWNCFFTKHNSSERGTAILVRKTLDFEYISVEKDSCGGYVVLKCRLQDQLYTLVNIYNHQTDTKTLDKLSSYLQSMTTGLLVIGGDFNTVFNPFIDKKCKTNKVLKNQTHKKLLPFVENFMKSLQLVDIWRRKNPVEQNYTFCRGDGSSRPDNFFIKSRLDYFFIPEECMWRVRSCDIRNTERPDHQPLFLEINNVFIDTLQKDLQITSLSQLLSHEESLSEVDIVSAVNSLQVSDTPRPDGIPVSSYKEKIQNVIPHIKVLYNRILNGTFNLSETHVYKSVRSPHDNSQHFFNVDYLIIATILARRLEDFLESHSRGRIPKESNTVLITPKTLTAQTILSCLEKELQKNTKSNPNLSQYFFVAKSLVKGAHANVPRQGCPLTPVLITLALKCYASRLLKDVEKHALYVFKQSVIACILPENLNEVRATVQNSPDEEYDILILPRENGLDQDSEFEVEDWDKAEENRPIREKSDEECQVLCYHPLSPPTCKMSTMYAVVTFLDTDEMMVTASNWLNTDKTQCHWPPFKSSEKLLQAVRNRIEPSTAGRPWEMLNIRFHAEYDTYDEAKKQQKELEKAQADGIYAVITLKESDELTVIPTNWLNEQKTQCYWPPFKSPKMCTEAVKNRLEPARGENPWEMLNIDFHEVHGTYEKAKEREEALRGQSEQPSTSFQSLENQMSPIPQSWPSLSGFSTNTTVTSYGIKRKRDESSDDRAPSQLITDMDIKKKAEQIIERVNMKIQAIKSTDHTMTTLKIDILDDISKIKRMDKNIRKETIGIFGRTGEGKSSLLNAVLDVNMLLPAGGFGACTSVITQVEANLNDSNYIAEIEFISEEEWENEVALSDENEDGENQMTETIKDKITALYGADAKGKTSEELKRDDKYTQIDQVLSIRKKTISNQNLLNFSHEVAQYIKNNEAKPGGWYWPLVKSVTIKIPNCRELLEHIVLIDIPGTGDSNKIRDDLWKSKLKDCSSMWIVSNINRAVSDKDPWEIIEHCIQDLQGGGECKRINFICTKTDDINPDEYNEDDWGTSEQIIGSKKKKCIILRNNYAKEKLHGKLTEAKNKDSKKRFITDVFTVSSKAFLNESVLDATETEIPKLQNVLRSLNKNSNQRLTRDYINEVKRVLYLIQQDANKNMTRAKIHNDLQKNLEKALKELDCSIDYKKLEQCLSKGEEESVRLCVQTTHDMISKVRPNDNRGFHKIYKALCVKGGFYWPKHFDKPIDLNKCLTKHMYDNIDEEFNLIFPVEDTNKTNKSIQAQLDKFTIIYDVSQIPPWQQHIFKTQENKLKASLSRYIVEKKKDIYSSIYATISSKMAPGYKKAAEVKGKGALQMMEDIISETTEQLKHQMFNEAKVKVLQMFNDLKLHIKKTLESELKRSLELSLSAKITLLDVSREIQELDTLSQDLSV, from the exons ATGGATCTACAGTCTATGAGAGCAGAAGAGACAATGGGTAAAGGAAGCATACATTTCATCACTTGGAATGTTAATGGATTAAAAGAACGAAGATATCAGAAATTGACAGAACTGCAGGATGCTGATGTTGTTTTCTTACAAGAGACGCACATTGGGGAAGGAGATGATCAAATtgttgaatgctttaaaaatgagtggaattgtttttttacaaagcATAACTCATCTGAAAGAGGAACAGCAATACTTGTTAGGAAAACTCTAGACTTTGAATACATCAGTGTTGAAAAGGATAGTTGTGGAGGTTATGTTGTGTTGAAATGTAGGCTGCAAGATCAGCTGTACACACTGGTTAACATTTATAACCACCAAACTGACACTAAAACCCTTGATAAACTTTCAAGCTACCTGCAGTCAATGACCACAGGGTTGCTGGTGATCGGTGGAGATTTCAACACTGTTTTCAATCCCTTTATTGACAAGAAATGCAAAACCAACAAGGTGTTAAAAAACCAaactcataaaaaactgctTCCCTTTGTGGAAAACTTTATGAAGTCTCTTCAGCTGGTGGACATCTGGAGAAGAAAAAACCCTGTGGAGCAGAATTATACATTCTGTAGAGGTGACGGTTCATCAAGACCGGATAACTTCTTTATTAAATCAAGACTGGATTACTTCTTTATTCCAGAAGAATGTATGTGGCGTGTCAGAAGTTGTGACATCAGAAACACAGAGCGACCTGATCATCAGCCTTTGTTCTTGGAGATCAACAATGTTTTCATAGACACTTTACAGAAGGATCTCCAGATAACATCACTCTCTCAACTGCTTAGTCATGAAGAAAGCCTCAGTGAGGTCGACATCGTCTCCGCTGTAAATTCTCTTCAAGTGTCAGATACACCAAGACCAGATGGCATTCCAGTTTCTTCCTATaaagagaaaattcaaaatgtaattcCACACATAAAGGTGCTCTATAACCGTATCTTAAATGGTACATTTAACCTCTCTGAGACTCACGTTTATAAATCTGTGAGAAGTCCACATGACAACAGTCAACACTTTTTCAATGTTGACTATCTCATCATTGCAACGATTCTAGCAAGACGTCTAGAGGACTTCCTCGAGTCTCATTCAAGGGGACGGATACCAAAAGAGTCAAATACAGTCCTGATCACTCCCAAAACACTCACAGCACAAACAATACTGTCTTGTCTGGAGAAAGAGTTGCAGAAGAATACAAAATCAAACCCAAACTTGTCTCAATACTTCTTTGTGGCTAAAAGCCTTGTTAAAGGAGCACATGCCAATGTGCCACGTCAAGGCTGTCCTTTGACTCCAGTACTCATAACTTTAGCACTAAAATGCTACGCCTCAAGGCTCTTAAAGGATGtagaaaagcatgcattgtatgtttttaaacaaaGTGTGATTGCTTGCATTCTACCTGAGAACCTGAATGAAGTACGTGCTACTGTACAAAACAGTCCTGATGAAGAATATGACATTTTGATATTACCTAGAGAAAATGGACTGGACCAGGACAGTGAGTTTGAGGTTGAGGATTGGGATAAAGCAGAAGAAAACCGCCCGATAAGAGAAAAAAGTGATGAAGAGTGTCAAGTTCTTTGTTACCATCCTTTGTCACCACCtacatgcaaaat GTCAACCATGTATGCCGTCGTAACCTTCCTTGATACAGATGAAATGATGGTAACAGCATCAAATTGGTTGAACACAGACAAGACACAATGTCACTGGCCTCCATTCAAATCATCAGAGAAGTTACTGCAAGCTGTTAGAAACAGAATTGAGCCTTCAACAGCCGGACGACCGTGGGAGATGTTAAATATTCGCTTTCATGCAGAATATG ACACTTATGATGAGGCTAAAAAGCAACAAAAGGAGCTTGAAAAAGCCCAGGCAGATGG TATTTATGCCGTCATTACCCTGAAAGAATCAGATGAGCTGACTGTAATACCAACAAACTGGCTTAATGAACAAAAGACACAATGTTACTGGCCTCCATTCAAGTCACCTAAGATGTGCACAGAAGCCGTAAAGAACAGACTTGAACCTGCCAGAGGAGAAAACCCATGGGAGATGCTAAATATTGACTTTCATGAAGTACACG GCACCTATGAGAAGGctaaagagagagaggaagCACTTAGAGGTCAATCTGAACA ACCCTCTACATCTTTTCAATCTCTTGAAAACCAAATGTCTCCAATCCCACAGTCATGGCCCAGTTTATCAG GCTTTTCCACCAACACCACAGTCACGAGTTATG GTATTAAAAGAAAACGTGATGAGTCATCAGATGACAGAGCTCCGTCACAACTGATCACAG ATATGGACATAAAGAAGAAAGCAGAGCAGATCATTGAGAGAGTTAACATGAAAATTCAAGCCATAAAGAGCACAGACCACACCATGACTACATTAAAAATCGACATTTT GGATGACATTTCAAAGATAAAGAGGATGGATAAAAACATAAGGAAGGAAACTATAGGAATATTTGGAAGAACAGGAGAAGGAAAAAGCTCCTTATTAAATGCAGTACTAGATGTAAATATGTTACTGCCAGCTGGTGGTTTTGGTGCATGTACCTCTGTTATAACTCAGGTGGAAGCAAACCTGAATGACTCAAACTACATAGCAGAGATTGAATTCATTTCTGAAGAG GAATGGGAAAATGAGGTTGCTTTATCAGATGAAAATGAGGATGGGGAAAATCAAATGACAGAAACTATTAAAGATAAAATCACTGCGCTGTATGGAGCCGatgcaaaaggaaaaacatcAGAAGAGCTTAAGAGAGATGACAAATATACTCAAATTGATCAGGTTTTGTCTATTAGGAAGAAGACAATCTCAAATCAAAAT TTGTTAAATTTTAGCCACGAGGTTGctcaatacataaaaaataatgaagcaaaACCTGGTGGCTGGTACTGGCCACTTGTGAAGAGCGTGACAATCAAGATCCCAAACTGTCGTGAACTTTTGGAGCATATTGTCCTTATTGATATCCCTGGGACTGGAGACTCCAACAAGATCCGAGATGACCTCTGGAAATct AAACTAAAAGACTGCTCATCTATGTGGATTGTAAGTAACATCAACCGAGCAGTCTCAGATAAAGACCCATGGGAGATAATAGAGCACTGCATTCAAGACTTACAAGGAGGAGGAGAGTGCAAGCGTATAAACTTCATCTGTACCAAAACTGATGATATTAATCCAGATGAATATAATGA AGATGATTGGGGTACCAGTGAACAAATAATTGGATCAAAG AAGAAAAAATGCATAATTTTAAGAAACAACTATGCAAAGGAGAAACTTCATGGAAAATTAACTGAAGCTAAAAACAAG GATTCAAAAAAGAGATTCATCACTGATGTTTTTACTGTAAGTTCTAAGGCATTCCTTAATGAATCAGTTCTGGATGCAACAGAAACAG AGATCCCAAAGCTGCAGAATGTCCTCAGGAGTCTTAACAAAAACAGCAACCAAAGACTGACTAGGGATTATATCAATGAAGTCAAAAGGGTTTTGTATTTGATCCAGCAGGATGCAAATAAAAATATG ACAAGGGCAAAAATCCACAATGATCTGCAGAAGAACCTAGAGAAGGCACTGAAGGAGTTGGACTGTAGTATTGACTATAAGAAGCTGGAACAATGTCTCTCAAAGGGTGAAGAAGAATCAGTGAGATTATGTGTTCAGACTACACATGACATGATATCAAAA gttCGACCAAACGATAACAGaggatttcataaaatttaTAAAGCTTTGTGTGTGAAAGGAGGATTCTACTGGCCAAAACACTTTGACAAACCTATAGATTTGAACAAGtgtttgacaaaacacatgtaTGACAACATCGATGAGGAGTTTAATTTGATTTTTCC AGTTGAGGACACGAACAAGACGAACAAATCAATACAAGCTCAGCTTGATAAGTTCACCATCATCTATGATGTCTCCCAAATACCACCATGGCAACAACACATCTTTAAAACACAG